The Streptomyces sp. NBC_01298 genome contains the following window.
GGGGGTCCTGCTGTACGGCAAGGACCGGCTGCTGAGCGAGCAGGAACGTTACGACCTGGGCTGGTTCCTCGCCGTCCTGTGCACCCCGCTGCTCGGCGCGGACCTGGCCGAGCACCTGCCCCGGTACCGTCCGGACAGCCTGCTCGCCCGCGAGACCAACGGCGACCTGGCCGAGCTGCTGCCCGGGGTGCGCGAGCGGATCCGTGCGGCGGCCACGCCGGAGGACTACCGAAAGCTGTGCCGCGGCGTCTCGCGGCACCTCGTACGGACCGGGTTCACCCTGGTCATGCCGCGGTGGGGCGGCTGGACCAGCGACCTCACCGAGTCGGCGGAGGTGTTCGGGCAGTACTACCCCGAGCGCGCCGAGCAGATGCGCGCCGCGGCCGCCGCCGCGCTGGACCCGGTCGCGGACCCGGCCGTGCTGCGTGCCTACGTCGAGGACCTCGGGCCGTGGCTCGCGGACGAGTACACGGCCCGGCACGGGGCGAAGACGCCCCGCCCGGCGGGCTAGGACGCGTGCGGCCCGTTCAGTCCGGGGCCCCGGGGATCAGCCCGTGCTCCTTCAGGTACTCCAGCTGCGCGCGTACGGACCACTCCGCGGCCGGCCACAGCGAGCGGTCCACGTCCGCGTAGACGTGGGCGACGACCGCCTCGGGCGTGGTCAGGCCGTTCTCCACCGCCGTCTCGATCTGCGCGAGGCGGTGCGCCCGGTGGGCGAGGTAGAACTCCACCGCGCCCTGCGCGTCGTCCAGGACCGGCCCGTGCCCCGGGAGCACCGTGTGGACCCCGTCGTCGACGGTCAGCGAGCGCAGCCGGCGCAGGGAGTCCAGGTAGTCGCCCAGGCGCCCGTCGGGGTGCGCGACGACGGTGGTGCCGCGCCCCAGGATCGTGTCGCCGGTCAGGACCGCCCGGTCGGCGGGCAGGTGGAAGCAGAGCGAGTCCGCGGTGTGGCCGGGCGTCGGAACCACGCGCAGTTCCAGACCGCCCGTGCGGATGACGTCCCCGGCGGCCAGCCCTTCGTCGCCCAGGCGCAGGGCCGGGTCCAGGGCGCGGACCTTCGTCCGGGTCAGCTCGGCGAAGCGGGCCGCGCCCTCCGCGTGGTCGGGGTGGCCGTGGGTCAGGAGGGTGAGCGCCACCCGCTTGCCCGCCCCCTCGGCGGCGGCGACGACAGCGCGCAGGTGTACGTCGTCCAGCGGCCCGGGGTCGATCACGACGGCCAGGTCGGAGCCGGGCTCGGAGACCAGCCAGGTGTTGGTGCCGTCGAGGGTCATCGCGGAGGCGTTCGGGGCCAGGACATTGACCGCGCGGGCGGTGGCGGGGCCGGAGACGACCATCCCGCGGGGCTGGCCGGGCAGGGCGGCGGCATCGGTCATGCGGGGGCTCCTCCCGGGTGCGCGGGGCCTCGGCCGGCGGGGCCGGGGCCCGGGGTGCCGGGCGTCGTGAGGCGGACGCGCTTGGTGAACTCGTCGTGGCCCGGCCAGCTGAGCACGAGCTCCCCGTCCGTGAGGGTGGCCTTGGCGAGCACCGGGGTCAGGTCCTGGCCTCCGGCCGCCGCGAGGGCCTCGGCGGGGCTCCCGTACGGCTCCAGGGAGCGCAGGGTGGTGATGGTGGGCGGCATCATCAGCAGCTCGCCCTTGTCGTAGCCGGCGGCGGCGTCGGCCGGGCGGATCCAGACCGTGCGGTCGGCCTCGGTGGAGGCGTTGCGGGTGCGCTGGCCCTCGGGGAGGGCCGCGACGAAGAACCAGGTGTCGTAGCGGCGCGGCTCGAACTCCGGGGTGATCCAGCGGGCCCACGCGCCGAGCAGGTCGGAGCGCAGGACCAGGCCCCGGCGGTCGAGGAACTCGGCGAAGGACAGCTCCCGGGCGACCAGCGCCGCGCGGGCGGCCTCCCAGTCCTCGCCGGTGGTGTCGCCGACGACGGTGTCCGCGGACTCGCCCGCGAGCAGGACCCCGGCCTCCTCGAAGGTCTCGCGGACGGCTCCGCAGACGATCGCCTGGGCGGTGGCGGGGTCGGTGCCCAGGCGCTCGGCCCACTCGGCGCGGCTCGGGCCGGCCCAGCCGATGAGGTGGTCCTCGTCGCGGGGGTCCACACCGCCGCCGGGATACGCGTAGGCGCCTCCGGCGAAGGCCATCTCGGCGCGGCGGCGGAGCATGTGCACGGCGGGGCCGTCGGGGGTGTCGCGCAGCAGCATCACGGTGGCGGCGCGCCTGGGTTCCACCGGGGTGAGGGCGCCGTCCGCGAGCGCGCGGATCCGGTCGGGCCACTCCGGCGGGTACCACTGACCTCCGGCGGAGGTCTCTTGCTGACCGTACTGACCATTCGGCATGGCGGGATGCTACGGGCATCCGGGCCGATGTTCGAGGGGTGGCCTCCGCGCACGGCCCGAAAGACCCGGGGCTCCGCCCCGGACCCGGCTCCTCGAACGCCGGACGGCTGGAAAGACGCCGGAGGGGCTGGAGCCGCCCTGCGGGCAGCTCCAGCCCCTCCGGGGCAGACGGTGAGGTGGGGTCAGGCTCCCGGGACCAGCTCGACCTGGATCTCGATCTCGACCGGGGCGTCCAGCGGGAGGACCGCCACGCCGACCGCGCTGCGGGCGTGCACGCCCTTGTCGCCGAGAACCGCGCCCAGCAGCTCGCTCGCGCCGTTCAACACGCCCGGCTGGGCCGTGAAGTCGGGGGCGGAGGCGATGAAGCCCACCACCTTCACGACGCGCGCGATCTTGTCGAGGTCGCCGATGACGGACTTCACCGCGGCGAGCGCGTTCAGCGCGCAGGTCGCGGCCAGTTCCTTGGCCTGCTCCGCCGAGACCTCGGCGCCGACCTTGCCGGTGACCGGCAGGTTGCCCTTGACCATCGGGAGCTGGCCCGCGGTGTACACGTAGGCGCCCGACCGGACGGCCGGCTGGTACGTGGCCAGCGGCGGGACGACCTCGGGCAGGGTCAGGCCGAGTTCGGCCAGCTTCGCCTCGACGACTCCGCTCATGCCGCCTTCTCCCGCTTCAGGTAGGCCACGAGCTGCTCGGGGTTGTTCGGGCCGGGGACGACCTGGACGAGCTCCCAGCCGTCCTCGCCCCAGGTGTCCAGGATCTGCTTGGTGGCGTGGACCAGCAGCGGGACGGTCGCGTATTCGAACTTCTTGGTCATGGGAGCGAGCGTAGTGCCTGCCGTGCGGGGCCCCGCCACCACCGCCGCCGCCCGGGAGGAATTAGGCTCGGGCCCTGTGAGCAGGCTCCAGGTGGTCAGCGGCAAGGGCGGCACCGGCAAGACCACGGTCGCCGCGGCACTCGCGCTCGCCCTCGCACGCGAGGGCAGGCGGACTCTTCTGGTGGAGGTCGAGGGCAGGCAGGGCCTCGCCCAGGTCTTCGGGGCGGAGGCGCTCCCCTACGAGGACCGGAAGATCGCCGTCGCCTCGGGCGGCGGGGAGGTCTACGCGCTCGCCATCGACGCGGAGCGGGCCCTCCTCGACTACCTCCAGATGTTCTACAAGCTCGGGTCGGCCGGCCGCGCCCTCAAGAAGCTCGGCGCCATCGACTTCGCGACGACCATCGCGCCGGGGCTGCGGGACGTGCTCCTGACCGGCAAGGCCTGCGAGGCGGTCCGGCGCAAGGACAAGAGCGGCAGGTTCGTCTACGACCACGTGATCATGGACGCTCCGCCGACCGGGCGGATCACCCGCTTCCTGAACGTCAACGACGAGGTGGCGGGCCTGGCCCGGTTCGGGCCGATCCACAACCAGGCGCAGGCCGTCATGAAGGTGCTCAAGTCCCCCGACACGGCCGTGCACCTGGTCACCCTCCTGGAGGAGATGCCCGTGCAGGAGACCGCCGACGGGATCGCCGAACTGCGGCGGGCGGGCCTGCCCGTGGGACGGGTCATCGTCAACATGGTCCGGCCGCACCACCTCGACGAGGACGCCCTGCGCGCCGCCGCCGGCGAGCGGCGCGCCGAGCTCTCCGGGGCGCTGTCCCGGGCCGGCCTGGGCAGCGCCCGGCGCGGCGGCCCGGCCGACCGGCTGGTGGACCCGCTGCTCGCGCAGGCCTCGGAGCACGCGGGCCGGGTGGAGCTGGAGCGCGCCCAGCGCACCGTCCTGGCGGGGCTGGACGCGGCCACGTACGAACTCCCCCTGCTCGGCGCGGGGATCGACCTGGCCGGGCTCTACGGGCTCGCCGCGGAGCTGCGCAAGCAGGTGGGCGAGGAATGAAGGGGGCCGGGACGGTGGAAGCGATGACGGAGGCGACGATGGACGCTCCCCCGCGGCTGGACGTCGACCGGCTGTTGGACGATCCGCAGACCCGGATCATCGTGTGCTGCGGGGCGGGCGGGGTCGGCAAGACCACGACCGCCGCGGCGCTCGGGGTACGGGCGGCCGAGCGCGGCCGCAAGGTGGTCGTCCTGACCATCGACCCGGCCCGCAGGCTGGCCCAGTCGATGGGGATCGACTCGCTCGACAACACCCCGCGCAGGGTCGACGGGGTGTCCGGGAACGGGAACGGCGGCGAACTGCACGCCATGATGCTCGACATGAAGCGGACCTTCGACGAGATCGTCGAGGGCCACTCCGACCCCGAGCGGGCGCAGGCCATCCTGGCCAACCCCTTCTACCAGTCCCTGTCGGCCGGCTTCGCGGGCACGCAGGAGTACATGGCGATGGAGAAGCTGGGGCAGCTGCGGGCCCGGGACGACTGGGACCTGATCGTGGTGGACACCCCGCCGAGCCGCTCCGCGCTGGACTTCCTGGACGCGCCGGGGCGCCTGGGGTCCTTCCTGGACGGGAAGTTCATCCGGGTGCTGATGGCTCCGGCGAAGGTGGGCGGCCGGGCGGGGATGAAGTTCCTCAATGTCGGCATGTCGATGATGACGGGCACGCTGAGCAAGCTGATGGGTGCCTCGCTGCTGAAGGACGTACAGACCTTCGTGGCCGCCATGGACACGATGTTCGGAGGCTTCCGCACCCGCGCGGACGCGACCTTCCGGCTCCTCCAGGCCCCCGGTACCGCGTTCCTCGTGGTCTCCGCGCCCGAACCGGACGCGTTGCGCGAGGCCGCGTACTTCGTGGAGCGGCTGGCCGCGGAGCGGATGCCGCTGGCCGGGCTCGTACTGAACCGGGTGCACGGCAGCGACGCCGAACAGCTCTCCGCGGAGCGGGCGTTGGCCGCCGCGGAGAATCTTGAAGAAGGCTGCATTGTGGATCAGGAGTCCGGGAAAGCTGGACTTCGTGACTCCACGGAGACCGATGCGGAGACTGACCCGGAGACCGATACGGAGACCGACACCGACACCGACACCCGCACGGAGCGAGAGACCGGCGCCGACCCCGTAGAAGCCGCCACAGACGCCACGGACGCCGACGCGGACGCCGACGTGGACGTGATCACGGCAGGACTGCTCCGCCTGCACGCGGAGCGCATGCAGGTCATCGCGCGCGAACAGCGCACGCGTGACCGCTTCACCTCGCTGCACCCCGAGGTGGCGGTGGCCCAAGTGGCCGCCCTGCCCGGCGACGTACACGACCTCGCCGGGCTGCGGGCCATCGGAGAGCGACTCGCGACCGGGGTTCCGGCCGGAGCGTAGGCGTTCCTACGACGTGGTGCCCGGGTGGTCTACCCGGCTGCCGCGTACGTCTCGTACGGAACGCCCAACTCGTCCTCGTCATCCATGGTGAGGATGCCCGTACTGCGCTCGTACTCCGTGCGTGCGGTTTCGAGCAGGCGCCGCCACGAGGTGACGGTGGGCCGCCGGCGCAACAGCGCACGTCGTTCCCGCTCGGTCATTCCGCCCCACACTCCGAACTCGACACGATTGTCGAGCGCGTCGGCCAGGCACTCGGTCCGCACCGGACATCCGGTGCACACCGCCTTGGCCCTGTTCTGTGCCGCTCCTTGAACGAACAGTTCATCCGGATCGGTAGTGCGGCAGGCTGCCTGCGCACTCCAGTCGGTAACCCAGCCCATCCCGGCGCCGTCCTCTCCCGAATCGAGGCTCCCCCACGGCGGTAGCGGCATATTCACCGCTGCCAGTTGAGGACGTTACGGAAGGCGGGCACAGTGCAACACCCCCGACGGGCCCAATCTTGAATGGTCCGAACGGACTATGGGTAAGCGGCAGATCACCCGACGGAGTGATCCTGCGACATGCCCGACCATTCCGGTGATTTGGGTGAAATCGGCGGGGCACGCTGATCACAGGGGGCGAGATTCGGACATGCGTCCACCCCATTCGGGAAGGGTGAAAAACAAGCCGGGGGGTTGATGTCCCACCGCACTGCTGTGACAGTTGAGGACAGCTTAGGCCAAGGCATTCGCGCGTGTCCGGCGAATGAGAACGTAGGCTGCCCTCCATGGGAAAGAAGCGCTCGGGCGGCGGGCTCACGGGGCCACAGCAGGCCGCCAAGTTCCTCGGTGTGTCCGTTCTCTCCGGAGTTGTACTTGCGGGCATCGCGATCCCGGGCGCCGGCGCCCTGGGGCTCGCGGCCAAGGGCACGGTCGAAGGGTTCGATGAGATCCCGGCCAACCTCAAGACACCGCCGTTGAGCCAGCGCACCACGATCCTGGACTCAGAGGGTGGCTTGATCGCCACGGTCTATTCGCGTGACCGGCAGGTGGTCCCCATCACGGCCATCTCCCCGTACATGCAGAAGGCCATCGTCGCGATCGAGGACTCCCGGTTCTACGAGCACGGCGCGATCGACCTCAAGGGCATCCTGCGCGCGGTCAACCGCAATGCCCAGGAGGGCGGCGCGGCGCAGGGCGCGTCGACGCTGACGCAGCAATACGTGAAGAACGTCTTCGTCGAGGAAGCCGGCGACGACGAGACCAAGGTGCGCGAGGCCCAGGAGAAGAGCCTCGGGCGCAAGATCCGCGAGCTGAAGTACTCGATCCAGGTCGAGGAGGAGCTCGGGAAGAACAAGATCCTCGAGAACTACCTCAACATCACGTACTTCGGGCAGCAGGCGTACGGAATCGAATCCGCCGCCCGGCGCTACTTCAGCAAGGCCGCCAAGGACCTGACCCTGGACGAGTCGGCGATGATGGCGGGCGTCGTGCAGTCGCCGAGCCGGTACGACCCGGTGAACGACTCGCAGGAGGCGACGAAGCGCCGCAACATCGTCCTCCAGCGCATGGCGGACATAAAGGATATTTCGCAGGACGAGGCGGACGCCGCGAAGGCGAAGCCGCTCAAGCTGAAGGTGACCAAGCCGAAGAACGGCTGCATCACCGCCGTCAAGGGCGCCGGCTTCTTCTGCGACTTCGTGCGCAACACCTTCCTCGACGACACCGCCTTCGGGAAGACCCGCGAGGAGCGGGCGAAGGTCTGGAACCAGGGCGGCCTGACGGTCCGCACGACCCTGGACCCGCAGTCGCAGGACTCCGTCAACGAGTCCATCAAGGACCACGTGGACCAGGACGACAAGGTCGCCACGGCCGTCACCCTCGTCCAGCCCGGCACCGGGCGGGTCCTCGCCATGGGCCAGTCCAAGCCGTACGGCTTCGGCAAGAACGAGACCCAGATCAACTTCTCGGTGGACAAGAAGATGGGCGGCTCGAACTTCGGCTTCCCGACCGGCTCCACCTTCAAGGCCTTCGTCGCGGCCGCGGCCCTGGAGGGCGGACTGCCTCCGACGAAGATGTACCAGTCCCCGTACGACATGGAGTACCCGAGCCCGGTACGGACCTGCGGCGACAAGCCCTGGGTCAACAGCGACCGTCCGGCCGCGCGGGTGGAGAACGAGACCGAGTCCGAGGTCGGCCCGTACGGGATGAAGGAGGCGATGGCCAAGTCGGTCAACACCTACTTCGTGGAGATGATCTCCGAGATCGGGCTGTGCCCCGTCACCGAGATGACCGCCAAGCTCGGCGTGATCCAGGCCGACGGCGTCAAGCTCCCCGAGGTCCCCGCCATCGCGCTCGGCAGTCAGGGCATGTCCCCGCTGACCATGGCCAACGCCTACGCCACCTTCGCCAACCGCGGCGTGTACTGCACCCCGGTCACCATCGAGTCGATCACCGACTCGCACGGCAAGGCACTGACGGTCCCGAAGTCCAAGTGCGGGCGCGCGATGACCGAGAGGACCGCCGACACCATCAACACGCTGCTGCTCGGCGTGGTCGACTCCGGTACGGGCCAGCAGTCGGGTTTGACCGACCGGCAGAGCGCGGGCAAGACCGGTACCACCGACAGCCGTTACAACGCCTGGTTCGTCGGCTACACCCCGAACATGGCCGGCGCGACCTGGGTCGGCTCCGGCGGCGCCAAGCAGGTGTCGATGGAGAACATCACCATCGGCGGCCAGTACTACGACAAGGTCTTCGGCGGTGGCCTGCCCGGCCCGATCTGGAAGCAGGCCGTCTCCGGCGCGCTCGCCGGCCGCGAGGCCCCGAGCTTCACCACGGTGAACATCCCCGACACCCCGACCCCGTCCCCCGGCGGCAAGCCCAGCGGCAAGCCCACCAAGCCCGGCAAGCCGGGCCGGGGCGGCGACGGCAAGCCCGGTGACGGCAAGCCCGGCAGGACCGCCGGTCAGACCGGCGGAACCACCGGCGGGGACACGGGCGGCACGGGCGGGGACGACCCGCTCGGCGGGATCACGCTCCCGCCGGGCATCATCGGCGGCCGCGACTAGGCGCCGTAGGCCCGTAGCGAAAAGGGGGAGGGCCCCCAGCGATCCGGATCCGGATCGCTGGGGGCCCTCCCGCGTTCCCTAGGACAGGTGCTTCTTGACGGCGGCGGCGACGCGCCCGCCCTCCGCCAGACCCGCGACCTTCGGGTTCACGATCTTCATCACGGCGCCCATGGCCCGCGGCCCCTCGGCTCCCGCCGCCTTGGCCTCCTGGACGGCCTGCGCCACGATCGCGTCGAGCTCGGCCTCGCCGAGCTGCTTGGGCAGGTAGGTGTCGAGGAACTCGCCCTCGGCGGTCTCCCGCGCGGCCTGCTCGGGACGGCCACCCTGCGCGAAGGCATCCGCGGCCTCGCGGCGCTTCTTCGCCTCCTTGGCGATCACCTTGAGGACTTCCTCGTCGGAGAGCACCCGGGCTTCCTTGCCCGCGACTTCCTGGTTGGTGATGGCCGAGAGGGTCAGGCGCAGCGTGGACGAGGCGAGCTCGTTGCGCGCGCGGATGGCGGTGGTGAGGTCTTCCTGGAGCTTGGCCTTGAGCGTGGTCATGTCCCGAGTCTGCCAGGTGCGGGGGCTCCGGCGCCCGCCGGTTTCCCGGCGGGGTTGCCGGGTCTGCGAACATATGGGCATGCGTGCGCGTTACGGAGTACCTCTGAAGGTCACCGCCGGGATCGCCGCGGCGGGGGCCGCCGGTCTGGCCTATGCCGCCGGTTTCGAAGCCCGGTCCTTCCGCCTGCGCCGGGTCACGGTCCCCGTGCTCCCGCAGGGGATGCGCCCGTTGCGCGTCCTGCAGGTCTCGGACATCCACATGGTCGGCGGGCAGCGCAAGAAGCGCGCCTGGCTGCAGTCCCTCGCCGGGCTGCGCCCCGACTTCGTGGTGAACACGGGCGACAACCTCTCCGACACGGAGGGCGTGCCGGAGGTGCTCGACGCGCTCGGCCCGCTGATGGACTTCCCCGGCGTGTACGTCTTCGGGTCGAACGACTACTACGGCCCCCGGCTGCGCAATCCCGGCCGCTACCTGCTGGAGAAGACGCAGGGCCGGCACGGGCTGAACGGCAACGCACCGGTCGTCGGCGCCGTCCACAACCCGTGGGAGGGAATGCGGGACGCCTTCGACGCGGCCGGCTGGGTCAACCTCACCAACACCCGGGGCCGGCTCAAGCTCGACGGCATGGAGCTGGCCTTCACCGGCCTGGACGACCCGCACATCAAGCGCGACCGGTACGCGAAGGTCGCGGGCGGGCCGGAGACGGACGCGGACTTCTCGATGGCCGTCGTCCACGCCCCGTACCTGCGCGTCCTCGAAGCCTTCACCGCCGACCGGTACCCGCTGATCCTGGCCGGCCACACGCACGGCGGGCAGCTGTGCATCCCCTTCTACGGAGCGCTCGTCACCAACTGCGACCTGGACACCGAGCGGGTGAAGGGCCTCTCCACGCACGAGACGCAGGGGCAGCGCGCGTACCTCCACGTATCGGCGGGCTGCGGGACCAACCGCTTCACCCCGGTGCGCTTCGCGTGCCCGCCCGAGGCGACACTGCTGACGCTGACCCCGAAGGCCTGACGCGGTCCGGCCCGGTCCGCCGGTACGTTGACCGGATGATCACATCCGGCGCATTCCGCCTCCCGGCCACCGTCGCCTTCCGCGCGCTGATCGCGGCCGCGGCCGTCACCGGCCTGGTCATCGAGTGCGCGTACGGCAGCGTGCCCGTCGTCCTGAGCTTCTTCACGATCTGGACGAACATCCTGGTCGCGGTCACCTTCGGGCTCTCCGCCCACCGCGTGTACCGGCGCGAGCCGGACGTGGCCCCCTTCTGGCGGGGCGGGGTGCTCCTCTTCATCCTGATCACCGGGCTGGTCTTCCACCTGGTCCTGGCCAACCCGTCGAGCCCCTTCAACGTGCTGGAGGACCTGGACAAGCTCACCGGCGCGAAGTCCGTCGCCAACCAGCTCCTCCACACGGTCACCCCCATCGGCGCCGTCCTGGACTTCCTCTTCCTGACCGCCCCCCGCACCCTGCGCCCCCGCTACGCCGCGCAGTGGCTGGCGTACCCCCTGCTCTACGTGGTCTTCGCGCTGATCCGCGGCGCCCTGCTCTCCCCCGACGTCCCGTCGCGGTACACGTACCCCTTCATCGACGCCGCCGAGTACGGCTACGCCCGGGTCGCGCTGAACGCCGTGGTGCTGGGCCTCGCCTTCTACGCCCTCGGCCTCGCCCTGGTCACGGCCGACCGCTACCGGCCGCCACGCGAAAACCGGATTTCGTCTCCGGCCGAGGGTCCGCTAAAGTAATCGATGTCGCCAGGGCAGCAAGCGCTGCAAGGGTGGACATCGGGGTGTAGCGCAGCTTGGCAGCGCGCTTCGTTCGGGACGAAGAGGTCGTGGGTTCAAATCCCGCCACCCCGACTTCGTAAGACCAGGTCAAGGGTCTGATCCGCATTGCGGGTCAGGCCCTTCCTGTGTTTCTGGAGTCGTTCTCCGCGCACCCGCCCAGTGGTTCGGGTGTTCTCGCCGAACCTGAGGTCCTTGCCCGTGCCTTCCTTTGCTGCTTCCCTGTCCGCGCGGTCCGCGTGGCTCTCGCCCAAGGTGCTGCGGACCGAGGTGCTCGGTGGGCTGGTGGTGG
Protein-coding sequences here:
- a CDS encoding nucleotidyltransferase domain-containing protein; this encodes MEHRGLDTYGYFEREGSLGQVQTAFRPVVAAARERIGDAYGRRLHSAYLYGSVPRGTARPGRSDLDLLIALHHEPGGEDRDTTEALARGLDEEFPEIDGVGVLLYGKDRLLSEQERYDLGWFLAVLCTPLLGADLAEHLPRYRPDSLLARETNGDLAELLPGVRERIRAAATPEDYRKLCRGVSRHLVRTGFTLVMPRWGGWTSDLTESAEVFGQYYPERAEQMRAAAAAALDPVADPAVLRAYVEDLGPWLADEYTARHGAKTPRPAG
- a CDS encoding MBL fold metallo-hydrolase — translated: MTDAAALPGQPRGMVVSGPATARAVNVLAPNASAMTLDGTNTWLVSEPGSDLAVVIDPGPLDDVHLRAVVAAAEGAGKRVALTLLTHGHPDHAEGAARFAELTRTKVRALDPALRLGDEGLAAGDVIRTGGLELRVVPTPGHTADSLCFHLPADRAVLTGDTILGRGTTVVAHPDGRLGDYLDSLRRLRSLTVDDGVHTVLPGHGPVLDDAQGAVEFYLAHRAHRLAQIETAVENGLTTPEAVVAHVYADVDRSLWPAAEWSVRAQLEYLKEHGLIPGAPD
- a CDS encoding NUDIX hydrolase, with protein sequence MPNGQYGQQETSAGGQWYPPEWPDRIRALADGALTPVEPRRAATVMLLRDTPDGPAVHMLRRRAEMAFAGGAYAYPGGGVDPRDEDHLIGWAGPSRAEWAERLGTDPATAQAIVCGAVRETFEEAGVLLAGESADTVVGDTTGEDWEAARAALVARELSFAEFLDRRGLVLRSDLLGAWARWITPEFEPRRYDTWFFVAALPEGQRTRNASTEADRTVWIRPADAAAGYDKGELLMMPPTITTLRSLEPYGSPAEALAAAGGQDLTPVLAKATLTDGELVLSWPGHDEFTKRVRLTTPGTPGPGPAGRGPAHPGGAPA
- a CDS encoding RidA family protein, whose protein sequence is MSGVVEAKLAELGLTLPEVVPPLATYQPAVRSGAYVYTAGQLPMVKGNLPVTGKVGAEVSAEQAKELAATCALNALAAVKSVIGDLDKIARVVKVVGFIASAPDFTAQPGVLNGASELLGAVLGDKGVHARSAVGVAVLPLDAPVEIEIQVELVPGA
- a CDS encoding DUF4177 domain-containing protein — encoded protein: MTKKFEYATVPLLVHATKQILDTWGEDGWELVQVVPGPNNPEQLVAYLKREKAA
- a CDS encoding ArsA-related P-loop ATPase — its product is MSRLQVVSGKGGTGKTTVAAALALALAREGRRTLLVEVEGRQGLAQVFGAEALPYEDRKIAVASGGGEVYALAIDAERALLDYLQMFYKLGSAGRALKKLGAIDFATTIAPGLRDVLLTGKACEAVRRKDKSGRFVYDHVIMDAPPTGRITRFLNVNDEVAGLARFGPIHNQAQAVMKVLKSPDTAVHLVTLLEEMPVQETADGIAELRRAGLPVGRVIVNMVRPHHLDEDALRAAAGERRAELSGALSRAGLGSARRGGPADRLVDPLLAQASEHAGRVELERAQRTVLAGLDAATYELPLLGAGIDLAGLYGLAAELRKQVGEE
- a CDS encoding ArsA family ATPase, which encodes MTEATMDAPPRLDVDRLLDDPQTRIIVCCGAGGVGKTTTAAALGVRAAERGRKVVVLTIDPARRLAQSMGIDSLDNTPRRVDGVSGNGNGGELHAMMLDMKRTFDEIVEGHSDPERAQAILANPFYQSLSAGFAGTQEYMAMEKLGQLRARDDWDLIVVDTPPSRSALDFLDAPGRLGSFLDGKFIRVLMAPAKVGGRAGMKFLNVGMSMMTGTLSKLMGASLLKDVQTFVAAMDTMFGGFRTRADATFRLLQAPGTAFLVVSAPEPDALREAAYFVERLAAERMPLAGLVLNRVHGSDAEQLSAERALAAAENLEEGCIVDQESGKAGLRDSTETDAETDPETDTETDTDTDTRTERETGADPVEAATDATDADADADVDVITAGLLRLHAERMQVIAREQRTRDRFTSLHPEVAVAQVAALPGDVHDLAGLRAIGERLATGVPAGA
- a CDS encoding WhiB family transcriptional regulator, whose translation is MGWVTDWSAQAACRTTDPDELFVQGAAQNRAKAVCTGCPVRTECLADALDNRVEFGVWGGMTERERRALLRRRPTVTSWRRLLETARTEYERSTGILTMDDEDELGVPYETYAAAG
- a CDS encoding transglycosylase domain-containing protein; the protein is MGKKRSGGGLTGPQQAAKFLGVSVLSGVVLAGIAIPGAGALGLAAKGTVEGFDEIPANLKTPPLSQRTTILDSEGGLIATVYSRDRQVVPITAISPYMQKAIVAIEDSRFYEHGAIDLKGILRAVNRNAQEGGAAQGASTLTQQYVKNVFVEEAGDDETKVREAQEKSLGRKIRELKYSIQVEEELGKNKILENYLNITYFGQQAYGIESAARRYFSKAAKDLTLDESAMMAGVVQSPSRYDPVNDSQEATKRRNIVLQRMADIKDISQDEADAAKAKPLKLKVTKPKNGCITAVKGAGFFCDFVRNTFLDDTAFGKTREERAKVWNQGGLTVRTTLDPQSQDSVNESIKDHVDQDDKVATAVTLVQPGTGRVLAMGQSKPYGFGKNETQINFSVDKKMGGSNFGFPTGSTFKAFVAAAALEGGLPPTKMYQSPYDMEYPSPVRTCGDKPWVNSDRPAARVENETESEVGPYGMKEAMAKSVNTYFVEMISEIGLCPVTEMTAKLGVIQADGVKLPEVPAIALGSQGMSPLTMANAYATFANRGVYCTPVTIESITDSHGKALTVPKSKCGRAMTERTADTINTLLLGVVDSGTGQQSGLTDRQSAGKTGTTDSRYNAWFVGYTPNMAGATWVGSGGAKQVSMENITIGGQYYDKVFGGGLPGPIWKQAVSGALAGREAPSFTTVNIPDTPTPSPGGKPSGKPTKPGKPGRGGDGKPGDGKPGRTAGQTGGTTGGDTGGTGGDDPLGGITLPPGIIGGRD
- a CDS encoding GatB/YqeY domain-containing protein — its product is MTTLKAKLQEDLTTAIRARNELASSTLRLTLSAITNQEVAGKEARVLSDEEVLKVIAKEAKKRREAADAFAQGGRPEQAARETAEGEFLDTYLPKQLGEAELDAIVAQAVQEAKAAGAEGPRAMGAVMKIVNPKVAGLAEGGRVAAAVKKHLS
- a CDS encoding metallophosphoesterase produces the protein MRARYGVPLKVTAGIAAAGAAGLAYAAGFEARSFRLRRVTVPVLPQGMRPLRVLQVSDIHMVGGQRKKRAWLQSLAGLRPDFVVNTGDNLSDTEGVPEVLDALGPLMDFPGVYVFGSNDYYGPRLRNPGRYLLEKTQGRHGLNGNAPVVGAVHNPWEGMRDAFDAAGWVNLTNTRGRLKLDGMELAFTGLDDPHIKRDRYAKVAGGPETDADFSMAVVHAPYLRVLEAFTADRYPLILAGHTHGGQLCIPFYGALVTNCDLDTERVKGLSTHETQGQRAYLHVSAGCGTNRFTPVRFACPPEATLLTLTPKA
- a CDS encoding Pr6Pr family membrane protein, producing MITSGAFRLPATVAFRALIAAAAVTGLVIECAYGSVPVVLSFFTIWTNILVAVTFGLSAHRVYRREPDVAPFWRGGVLLFILITGLVFHLVLANPSSPFNVLEDLDKLTGAKSVANQLLHTVTPIGAVLDFLFLTAPRTLRPRYAAQWLAYPLLYVVFALIRGALLSPDVPSRYTYPFIDAAEYGYARVALNAVVLGLAFYALGLALVTADRYRPPRENRISSPAEGPLK